One part of the Georgfuchsia toluolica genome encodes these proteins:
- a CDS encoding MoaD/ThiS family protein, which produces MKVSIPTPLRSYTGEQREVEADGNTLGELLIDLDRRYPGIRFRMIDEQDAIRRHIRIWVNQDQAAALDTPLRSSDEVIIFQALSGG; this is translated from the coding sequence GTGAAAGTTTCCATTCCGACTCCGTTGCGTTCCTATACCGGCGAACAACGCGAGGTCGAGGCCGATGGCAACACGCTGGGCGAATTGCTCATCGATCTGGATCGCCGCTACCCCGGCATCCGCTTTCGCATGATCGACGAACAGGACGCCATACGGCGCCACATCCGCATCTGGGTGAATCAGGATCAGGCAGCCGCGCTGGACACGCCGCTGCGCAGCAGCGATGAGGTGATTATTTTCCAGGCACTCAGTGGCGGCTGA
- a CDS encoding sialidase family protein yields MKSSTRVKPLAPSAAAGPVALLIATRKGAFILKSDPARRTWTSSAPIFFGHIVHHMVLDPRDRKTLLLAARTGHLGPSVFRSGNFGKTWAEAARPPAFPKAAPGEKGRVVNHTFWLTPGHASEPRVWYAGTSPQGLFRTEDGGATWNPVSGFNDHPMYQKWTGGEQDGTPDGPKLHSINIDPRDPCHLYIGLSSGGVFESTDRGANWQPLNAGCAADFLPFPDPEYGHDPHCVRLHPLAPDVLYQQNHCGIYRMDRALGKWKRIGMKMPKKIGDIGFPVVLHPRDPDTLWVFPMDGTAVWPRTSVGGKPAAYVSRNAGRTWHRLDAGLPPNQGWFTVLRQSMSCDAHDPPGLYFGTTGGEVWASRNEGEKWSCIAQHLPQIYAVEAVELAR; encoded by the coding sequence ATGAAATCCTCTACCCGCGTCAAACCGCTTGCACCATCGGCCGCGGCCGGCCCGGTCGCCCTCCTGATCGCCACGCGCAAGGGCGCATTCATACTCAAGTCCGATCCGGCGCGGCGCACATGGACCAGCAGCGCACCAATATTTTTTGGTCATATCGTGCATCACATGGTGCTCGATCCGCGCGACCGAAAGACGTTGCTGCTGGCCGCGCGCACCGGCCATCTGGGACCAAGCGTGTTCCGCTCCGGCAATTTCGGCAAGACATGGGCGGAAGCGGCGCGGCCACCGGCATTTCCCAAAGCGGCGCCGGGTGAAAAGGGCCGCGTCGTCAATCACACTTTCTGGTTGACGCCCGGCCATGCCAGCGAGCCACGGGTCTGGTACGCGGGTACCTCGCCGCAAGGCTTGTTTCGCACTGAAGACGGCGGCGCGACGTGGAATCCGGTGTCAGGCTTCAACGATCATCCGATGTACCAAAAATGGACCGGCGGCGAACAGGACGGCACCCCTGACGGACCCAAGCTGCATTCGATCAACATCGACCCGCGCGATCCGTGCCATCTTTATATCGGCCTGTCGAGCGGCGGCGTGTTCGAGAGCACGGATCGTGGCGCAAACTGGCAGCCGCTGAATGCCGGTTGTGCGGCGGACTTTCTGCCCTTCCCCGACCCGGAATACGGACACGATCCGCATTGCGTGCGCCTGCATCCGCTGGCGCCAGACGTGCTGTACCAGCAGAATCACTGCGGCATCTACCGCATGGATCGGGCACTGGGGAAATGGAAACGCATTGGCATGAAAATGCCGAAGAAGATCGGCGACATCGGGTTCCCGGTCGTATTGCATCCGCGCGATCCGGACACGCTGTGGGTGTTTCCGATGGACGGCACCGCGGTGTGGCCGCGCACCAGTGTCGGCGGAAAACCGGCTGCCTACGTCTCGCGCAATGCGGGCAGAACCTGGCACCGCCTCGATGCCGGCTTGCCACCCAATCAGGGCTGGTTCACGGTGCTGCGCCAGTCGATGAGCTGCGATGCCCACGATCCGCCAGGACTCTACTTCGGCACCACGGGCGGCGAAGTCTGGGCCAGCCGGAACGAGGGTGAAAAATGGTCCTGCATCGCGCAACACCTGCCGCAGATCTACGCGGTCGAAGCCGTTGAGTTGGCGCGGTGA
- the pntB gene encoding Re/Si-specific NAD(P)(+) transhydrogenase subunit beta — protein MSGNLATVSYIGATILFILSLGGLSNPETSRRGNLYGMIGMTLAVLATVFGPRVSMAGIPWIVAAMVVGGGIGLYAARTVQMTQMPELVALMHSLVGLAACLVGYASYVDTSIQFIGAEKSIHEIEIYVGILIGAVTFSGSLIAFGKLNGKINGKPLLLPARHWMNLAGLLVVIWFGGSFLHAESVNAGMTPLIVMTVIALLFGIHMVMAIGGADMPVVVSMLNSYSGWAAAATGFMLSNDLLIVVGALVGSSGAILSYIMCRAMNRNFISVIAGGFGTGGGAPAAKGDAAQPAGEVVPISSVETAELLREAKSVIIVPGYGMAVAQAQHTVYEITKYLREKGVNIRFGIHPVAGRMPGHMNVLLAEAKVPYDIVMEMDELNDDFPDTDVAMVIGANDIVNPAAQDDPTSPIAGMPVLEVWKAKTSIVMKRSMASGYAGVDNPLFYKENNRMLFGDARKMLDEVLVALKA, from the coding sequence ATGTCTGGAAATTTGGCAACCGTCTCCTATATCGGAGCAACAATTCTTTTCATCCTCAGCCTGGGCGGCCTTTCCAATCCGGAGACCTCGCGGCGCGGCAACCTCTACGGCATGATCGGCATGACCCTCGCCGTGCTGGCGACAGTGTTCGGCCCACGCGTCAGCATGGCCGGCATTCCCTGGATCGTCGCCGCCATGGTGGTCGGCGGCGGCATCGGCCTCTACGCCGCGCGTACCGTGCAGATGACGCAGATGCCGGAACTGGTGGCGCTGATGCATAGCCTGGTCGGCCTCGCTGCCTGCCTGGTCGGCTACGCCAGCTACGTTGATACATCGATCCAGTTCATCGGCGCCGAAAAAAGTATTCATGAGATCGAAATCTACGTCGGCATCCTGATCGGGGCCGTGACCTTCTCGGGCTCGCTGATCGCCTTCGGCAAGCTCAACGGCAAGATCAACGGCAAGCCATTGCTGCTGCCGGCACGCCACTGGATGAACCTGGCCGGCTTGCTGGTGGTGATCTGGTTCGGCGGGTCTTTCCTGCACGCCGAGTCGGTCAACGCCGGCATGACGCCGCTGATCGTGATGACCGTCATCGCGCTGCTGTTCGGCATCCACATGGTGATGGCCATCGGCGGCGCCGACATGCCCGTGGTGGTATCGATGCTCAACAGCTACTCGGGCTGGGCCGCGGCGGCGACCGGCTTCATGCTCTCCAACGACCTGCTCATCGTCGTCGGCGCGCTGGTGGGCTCAAGCGGTGCGATTCTGTCCTACATCATGTGCCGTGCCATGAACCGCAACTTCATCAGCGTCATCGCGGGCGGCTTCGGCACCGGCGGCGGCGCGCCGGCAGCCAAGGGCGACGCGGCGCAACCGGCCGGCGAAGTGGTTCCCATCAGCAGCGTCGAAACGGCGGAACTGCTGCGCGAGGCGAAGAGCGTGATCATCGTTCCCGGCTACGGCATGGCGGTGGCGCAGGCCCAGCACACGGTGTACGAAATCACCAAGTACCTGCGCGAGAAGGGCGTCAATATCCGCTTCGGCATCCACCCGGTGGCGGGGCGCATGCCCGGCCACATGAACGTGCTGCTGGCGGAAGCCAAGGTGCCCTACGACATCGTGATGGAAATGGATGAACTCAACGACGACTTCCCCGACACCGACGTCGCCATGGTGATCGGCGCCAATGACATCGTCAACCCGGCGGCGCAGGACGATCCGACCAGCCCCATCGCCGGCATGCCGGTGCTGGAAGTGTGGAAGGCCAAGACCTCGATCGTCATGAAGCGCAGCATGGCTTCCGGCTACGCCGGCGTGGACAACCCGCTCTTCTACAAGGAGAACAATCGCATGCTGTTCGGCGATGCCAGGAAGATGCTGGACGAAGTGCTGGTAGCGCTCAAGGCCTGA